The DNA sequence AATAAGGCGGGTGGTAATGGCAAAAGCCTCTCCGCCTTCCATTCTGCGGATAAGCTCGGTTCCGGTAACAATGTTACCCCATTGGTCGGACCCCCCCATCTGCACCAGGCAGTTCCTGTGCTTCCAAAGGTGAAAAAAATCATAGCCCTGCAATAGCTGATAACTGAACTCAGTAAAGGAAAGACCGCTGTCACCTTCCAGCCGCTTCTTCACGGAATCCTTCGCCATCATATAATTCACCGTGATATGCTTGCCGATATCTCTTATGAATTCCAGGAAAGAATAATTTTTCAGCCAGTCATAGTTATTCACCATTTCGGCCGCGTTAGCTCCCTTTCCAAATTCCAGGAATTTCTCCAGCTGCCGCCGTATACCTTCTATATTATGACGGAGCGCTTCCTCGGTCAGCAATTTCCGCTCTGCGGCCTTGAAGGAGGGATCGCCCACCATGCCGGTCGCTCCACCTACCAAAGCGATAGGCTTATGGCCGGCGCGCTGGAAATGAATGAGGGTCATTACCTGGGTAAGGTGGCCCACATGCAGGGAATCAGCGGTAGGATCAAAACCAATATAACCAGAAACGACTCCTTGCTGAAGTTTGTCTTCGGTTCCCGGCATGATATCATGCAGCATGCCCCTCCAGCGGAGCTCTTCAACGAAATTTTTATTCCTGGCCATACGGGTGGCAAAGATAGCGTTTCGTCGAGAAAATTCATGGATTCAATGGATACCCACCGTAAGGCTCATCGCTTTCATAAAGCGCCGCGAAAGCGTGGAAAAGCCTTTATCTTGTTGCTGGAGTAGATTTTTTTTATTTTTTTTTATCCTTTCCGAACCGAAATTCCCGAACCGCCATTTGCAGGCCCTATAGCGAATATGGTAGTTATAACAAATTGAAAAACAGCCAGTTATAGCTTAATCTAAAAATTTCCTTAAAAGATAGTTGGGCCGAAAAAGTCCTTGTCCTGTGAAAAAGTGGAAAAAAAGCATGTTAGGAGGGTTTTTTAATTTTGTTTTTCGAAGAAAAAGGTATTAGATTAGCTATAGAATGATTTTAATTCAGATTTCTAAACATTAAAAAAAAGGTGTAAGATGAAAAAGTTTAATGAATTCAAACAAATTGTTGCCGACCTTGAAGGGGACGCTGATAAGTTCTATAACAAGGGGAACAATGCGGCTGGTACTCGTGTACGTAAAGGTATGCAGGATCTAAAAAACCTGGCCCAGACCATCCGTATGGAAGTTCAGGAAAGCAAGAATAAAGCTGCTGCCAAGGCGCCTGCTAAAAAGCCTGCAAAGAAGAAATAATTTCCCCAATGGAATGAGAAAGCCGTCCCGCAGCTGCCGGACGGCTTTCTTTTTTATAAGCCCTCGTTCCAGGCTTCCTTAATAATTTTCAACTGCCTTGCTGATTTTCTCCCTCAGTACATTTCCGGGCCTGACCAGGGGAAGGCGTAGTGTATCGCCGCAAATGCTCAATTCACGGAGAAAAGCCTTTATTCCTGCCGGGTTCCCCTCTTCGAATAATAAGGGAATTAAGGCGGCCAGCTTGTAATGCAGCTTGCGGGCTTCGGCAAAATCTCCCCTGAGGCAATGCCGCACCATATCCGAAACATCTTTGGGGAAAGCGTTGCCAGCCACGGAGATAACTCCATGCCCCCCAAGCGCGATTATCGGCAAGGCTAAACCGTCGTCTCCCGAAAGAAAACAAAAATCCGGCGGCATATGCCTGATAATTTCCATGAACTGCTCGAAATTTGCCGAAGCTTCTTTCACTCCCGAAATATTGGGAACTTCTGCCAGGCGCAGCGTCGTTTCCGCCGTAATATTACTGCCAGTTCTGCCGGGAATATTATAAATGATCAGGGGAAGGGGGGACTCGCTTGCCAGCATTTTAAAATGCTGGAACAGCCCTTCCTGCGAGGGCTTATTATAGTACGGGCTTACCGAAAGAATGGCCGTATAAGCGGTATGGTCGAATGCCCGCAGGCAATCAAGCAGCTCCGCGGTATTATTTCCGCCAATCCCCGCAACAAGGGGGGCCCTTCCAGCGGTCACTTCGGCTACAAAATCAAAAACACGCTTCTTTTCTTCTTTGCTAAGGGTTGCAGATTCTCCGGTAGTTCCCAGCGGAACCAGGAATTCCGCCTGGTTGTCAATAATATGATTGATCAGTTTTCTGAGACTGTCAAAGTCAATGTTTCCATCCTGGTCGAAGGGGGTAACAAGGGCAACGCCTGTTCCTTTCAGTTGTTCGGTCATGCTGAAGCTGGTAATGAAAGATACTGTTTTAACTGGAGGGCAAAGTTATCAATATTTCTGTCTTCTTTTAAATGGATCATCAGGTCAAGGTCGGGAACCCGTGACGGAGAATATTCACCGATACGGAACGTAGCTTTCGACATGGCTGTCAGCCAGGTAAGCGGAAAACAATCTTCCAGGCAGAAATTGATCAGGATATCAAATGGCCTTTCCAGGAAACCGGCAGTCTTTTGCGCTGATGGAATAAAAAAGAAATTCAGGTCTTTCTCCGTCAGGTAGTCGAAAAAAACCGATTTTGTTTTAAACGCGGTTTCATTAGCCGGGCTTGTATAGCCAAAGACCGTTACCTTTTTTCCCTGTTCTTTCAGGTAAGCGGCAAAGTCCTTTATGCGCAATACGTCCTCCAGGGTTTGGGCAAGAAAAAGGATCCCGATGTCCGCTGCTTCCCCAAAGGCTATCGAGTGATGAACGACCGCCCGGCGATTGCGCTCCTTTTCCAGCATCCTGAACGCCCACCTTGTCCTGAGGCCTGCCAGTATGCTCATGCCAGCATGCTTAAGAGTTCCTTTTCGGAGATAATAGGAACATTCAGTTTTTCCGCCTTTTCCCTTTTAGAGGGCCCCATGTTTTCCCCCGCTACCAGGTAATGAAGCTTCGCGGAAACGCCGCTGGCTATCTTTCCACCATTGAGTTCGATCATGGATTTCAATTCTTCCCGGCTATAACCTTCGAATACGCCGGAAATAAGAAAGGTTTTTCCTTCCAGGCGGTTACTTTGAAGCTGTATTTCCTTTTCCTCCGTTTTAAACTGCAGGCCCTGAGCGCGGAGGCGTTCCAGCAGGGAGAGATGTTCGGGATCGTTGAAAAAGTCCAGAATGCTTTCGGCAATACGGTCTCCGATCTCATTGACAGAAATAAGCTCGTCAAAGCCGGCGGCGGCCAGGCGGTCTATATCCTTGAAATGCGCAGCCAGCTTGCGGGCCACCGTTTCCCCTACATAGCGGATGCCCAATCCGAAAAGGACTCTTTCGAAGGGCATTTCCTTTGACTTTTCAATGCCTTCCAGCAGGTTATTCACAGATCTTTCCCCGAAGCGGTCAAAAGACAGTAATATTTCTTCTTTGGTTTTCAGCTCATAAAGATCGGCGATGTTCTTCAGCAGGCCTTTCTGGTACAACAGTTCGATGGTTTCGCTGCCAATTCCCTGGATATCCATTGCCCGCCGGCCAATGAAGTGCTGCATTCGCCCCACTATCTGAGGGGGGCAGCCTGTATCGTTGGGGCAATAATGAACGGCTTCGCCTTCATTTCTGACAAGCTCGGTTTCGCACTCCGGGCAAACGGCAGGGAAACTCGCCGTGGCCAGGCCCTGAGGTCGCTTTTCGAAATTCACCCGGATCACTTTCGGAATAATTTCTCCGCCCTTTTCTACCAGCACCATATCTCCCGGCCGGAGGTCAAGCCGCTCCATTTCATTGGCATTATGGAGGCTGGCCCTTTTTACTGTGGTGCCCCCCAGCTGCACCGGCTGAAGATTGGCTACCGGGGTTACTGCGCCTGTTCTTCCTACCTGGTAAGAAATGGATTCCAGGAGGGTCTCCACCTCTTCGGCCTTGTATTTATAAGCTATGGCCCAGCGCGGTGATTTGGCCGTGAAACCAAGTTCCTCCTGCTGTGCATAACTGTTTACCTTAATAACGATACCGTCAATGTCAAAGGAAAATTCAAAACGCTCTTTTTCGTAGGCATGAATAAAGTCAAGGACTTCCCGGATAGTATTGCAGCGGCGGATATGTTCCGAAACATGAAAACCCCATTCAGTTAACTTTTCCAGGCTTTCAAAATGCGTTTTATAAGGCAGGTTCTCACCGAGAAGCGAATAGAGAAAACAATCCAGGGGCCGGCGGGCTACTTCCCCGGAATCCTGCATCTTAATGGTTCCCGCAGCGAAATTGCGCGGATTGGCAAAGGTCATTTCTCCCTGCTCCACCCTTTCTGCATTTAACCGGGCAAAAGCCTTTCGATGCATGAATATTTCGCCCCGCACCTCGAATTCCGGCGGTATGTCGCTGCCGTATATATAATTCGGGATATTCTTTATGGTTTTTATATTAGTGGTCACATCGTCGCCCTTGGCGCCGTCTCCCCGGGTAACGGCCTGTACCAGTTTTCCTTCCCGGTAAGTGAGCCCAATGGCTACCCCGTCAAATTTTAGTTCGCAGACGTACTGGAAGTTCTCCCCGATCAGCTTCTTTATCCTTTTGTCAAAATCCAGCAGGTCCTGTTCAGAATAGGTATTCCCCAGCGATAACATGGGATAGCGGTGCCGGACGGTCCGGAAGGTTTTCGTGATCTCGCCGCCAACTTTCCGGGTGGGCGAATCGGGACGGGCAAATTGCGGGAATTCCTTTTCCAGGGCGGCCAGTTCTTCCAGCATTTTGTCAAACTCCTGGTCGCTGATGGTGGGCTGGGCGAGTGCATAATAGTTGTAATTATGCTGTTTCAGTTCCCGGCTAAGCCGCTGTATTTCCTTTTGAGCTTCTGGCGGGGTCATCATAAGGGACGAAGATAATAAGTTATTTCTTCAAAAATAGGAAGATAATCGTTTTCGATTTCATTCCTGTATGCCTGTAAAATGACAGCCAGCTGCCCTTTTTTTTCCTCCGGGAATGGAACCTGCCACACCCGGCGGCCAATGCTGTCAAGTGCATGGGACAGGTTGCCGGGGCTGCTGTAAGAATACAGATAGGCGCTGCGGGTGAACTGCCGGAACCACCCGGTAAAAGAAGGGGCTTCGTGTATCCCGTTTATTTCAAGGAAACGAACAATATCCTGTTCGCCGCAGGCGGAAAGCCGGAGATAGAATTTGCCGATGTCCACCCTTTGCTGAATGATCAGCAGGCTGTCAAGCAGCAGTTCCAGGGCAATATGCGCAAGGAAAAACGGGCGAAAGGGCGGGCCGCTAAGCACAGCCGCTATCTGTTTCCTTAATTCCACGCTATGCAGGCTGAAAAAAGAAGATGAATGAAAGCGCCGGTCGGTTTCCAGGTGCAGTTCCCAGCCGCGGTAAATGGACCTCAATACCGCATCCTCTTCAAGCTGCCCGGCTTGTTTATAGGGATGCAGGTTCCAGGTCTTCCGGTGGTTCTTTACCATATCCGGCAGCACCATTCCCAGCACCAGGTAAGGGTCGGGATTATCCTGTATCAAATAAAAATGAGAGAGAAAATTCAAAGCCCCTGTTTTATCGCATGAAAATACGAAAAATCCCGGGGCGGGTTCATTGCTTTCCGCGGTTTAACCTCCTCGCCGAAAGTTTCTTCCAAATGTTATGAGCTAAATTGATCTCTTTTTTTGTCAATCCGTAATGCTGCTTTAGAATTATTTCATTCGTAATTTTCAAAACATCGTCTATATCGCCCTTACTACGCATGAGTTGGTCGATTTGCGGAAGCAATCTGGCGCAATCTTTATGATAAGGAAGCAATATTTTTTTTGCTTCATTTGGCATCAACTCCAAAACTCCTCCCCCGTGACTCCTACCGCATACTTCCGTAAATGCAAGGGACAGCGAATTATAATAGCTCGCTGTAAACGCTTCTATATTCGTTTCAGCCTTTACGAAAACTCGGTGCATTGTATCAGTGGTGTATGCCTGCGCTTGGTTAATTATCAATCTAGGATACAGATTGTTCCTTCGAATGAAAAGTGCATCCGAAATTTTCAGGGATGGGACCACAAACCAGTCATCACGAATACTTGTTTTATAGCCCTTATGAATTCCCATGTTTTCACCTTGAGCGATATATTTTACTGCGCCGTTCTTTTTGTTCAGACTTTTGCTGTCAGGGAAGACGAGTAAATGCGCCTTGGCTTTTGAAAACTTGTTTCTCTTCCAATCGCTTTCAGTGAAGACGACACTGTTTACCTGAACACTTCGACCGACCATTGGCTTTGCATAATCGTGCAAGTCATATTCTTCAATAGTCGTCAATGGAACAGTAAAGAAGCTGTTGGCGCCAGTGGTAATCCCTACTTCAACATTTGCATATTTTCCAAGTAACGGAATGTCCCTGCGCTCAGCAATACTTTCTAAAAAGTCAATCTCTTCCTGTTCTAAAAAATAAAATGTCCATTTATTACCCCTAAAATCAATCTTCTTTTTTGGACTTTTCAAACGAGCGACGTCAAGGGCCTTTAATTCACTCGCATTATGCAATTCAATATGTTCAATATTGTGTTCTTTTGATCCGTTCTTTTCACATAATAACAAAACAACTTCCTGCTGAATGTCGGGGAATACCAACTTTTCAAATGAGATGATATTAATCTTATTGTAAAAATGAGCGATAAAATTCCTCAATTGCTGAGCATATGAAACCTGTAAAATTTCTGCAGGTAAGACGAAACCAATCTTCCCTCCCTTATCTTTCAATAGAAGCGATGAACCAATAACGAAGGAAACCCATGCATTTGTAAGCTTTGAATAAGTCAGTCCTGCTTTGATAAAAATGTCACCCGCTTCAACTTGTTGCATTTTATCAAAGAACTGATACCGGATATAAGGGGGATTCCCCACAATCAAATCAAATCGTTGTAGCGTATTATTGCAGTAGGCATGAAAATCCGCGTTAATAACTTGTTTACTATGCAGATCAGTTTTGTTTGCCTTTATAGCTTCGGCTTCGTCAAATTCAATCGCAGTGATTGATTTGTATTTCAGTTGATGCTTTTGTAACTGTTCCAAAAAAACGCCATCGCCACAACTTGGCTCTAGAATGTCATAGTCATTGCTACCATTAACGCCCCAGCGCAAAATAAATTCTGCTATCGGTTCAGGCGTGTAAAAGCCGCCTCTTAATTTTTCAGCCGATGCTTCTGTGATCAACTTCATTATCAGAGATTACTTCGGTTTAAATACTTGATTTTTTGTTCTGCGGCTTTTAAAACCTCAATTGATAAATCTTCCTCATCCATCACCTGATAAACCACTTTGTCGCTCAGAAATGCTATAAGTAGTTCCTTCTCGCTCGCTTTAAAATACCTGGCAAATTTGTCAATCAACTGCTTTGTTGGTTTACGATTATTTTTCTCAATCTTACCCAGTGTAGATGTATCAATATTTAGTGCCTCCGCCACCGCTCGTAACGGAAGATTTTTCTTTTCTCGAAGTCTCTTTACGGTTTCACCAAAGGATTGCTCGAGTTTCATATTTGGACTACTTTTGTCCAAATATAAACACTATAAATGAGATACCAACATTTATAAAAGGAAGAGTTCTCAACAAATTAACATTGTTCCAACTATTCAATCTTAAGAGTGAATTCGTTTTTCTTTTTCGTTGTAAACAGAAGCGCATGTTTTCCAATCAAGCTATTTTTTGCGATCACTTGTTTGGCTACTCCCCAGCTAAGATGGGTCACGAAATTATTCTGAGTATAGGTTCTAGTATTCGTTCGGGTATCATGTGAAATCATTAGTTCAAATTTCCCCATATCTTTCCCGTTAATTATGATATTGAAGAAAGCCTTTGCCCTTTCATAATGTGACGAAGTAGGGCTGGTATCCTTTTTCCATTTCAACCTGGAGAACACTCTATCTCTGAAATAATGTCGTTTGTCAATACCGCGTGTTTTTCCTTTTTTAAAACCCATGGAGCCGGTTGGGTTTGTTTTTAGTCCCTCAGGAATATTTAGATCCCTTTTAGTTAGTTTACCACTTTCCCAAACCAACTCGCCCTTTAAAGTAATTTTATCACTAGCACTGATTTTGGCTTTCGTCACTGCAGGTTGTCGTTTTTTTGTCCCCCTAAACGCCGTTGGAATTTTTGCAGTTGCTCGGTTTGGAAAAATCTTGGAGATTACACGTTGAACTTCCGGTGTTTTTGCATCTCCGCTTTTATCTTGTGCAGCTCTCCGTTCTTCTTCCGTTGGAACAATCCCGGCTTTAATTAAGTCAGCTATAACCTTCTTCGACAACTTCTTTACGTTGGGGTCCTTAAAGTTAAAGAGACCCTTAAAATATTCTTTCAGTTGCTTAACAATCTCCCTTTCGACTTTTTTTGAATTATCAATACTTATTAGCAAAGATGTTTCAACATTTGTAAAAAGCCCCTGAGAGGTTAGATTTGAAGAGCCTACAATCAGTTCAGTTCTTCTTTTACCTTCAAATAGGTAAATTTTTGGATGAAAAATTGTCACACTCGGCTGATAGAAGATGTAGGCCCTGATTCCCAAGCCCAAAAGTTCTTCCAACGCCTCTTTAGACGTTCCTTTCTGATCAACTCCTGTAACTATTGTAATAGTCTTAAGATGCTTCTTGGCTGCTTGTATATCCTTCGAAAGTCCCCCTATACCAGCTTGGCTTGCAAACGCAGAAATGCCAGTAAAAGAATGAAAATCTTCATCGGCAAAAAATTTTATAAGTTGGTATCCGACCGAAAACTCCGATTTTACTTCA is a window from the Anseongella ginsenosidimutans genome containing:
- a CDS encoding DUF6913 domain-containing protein; protein product: MSILAGLRTRWAFRMLEKERNRRAVVHHSIAFGEAADIGILFLAQTLEDVLRIKDFAAYLKEQGKKVTVFGYTSPANETAFKTKSVFFDYLTEKDLNFFFIPSAQKTAGFLERPFDILINFCLEDCFPLTWLTAMSKATFRIGEYSPSRVPDLDLMIHLKEDRNIDNFALQLKQYLSLPASA
- a CDS encoding phospholipase D family protein, with amino-acid sequence MSIRLLGQGFEVKSEFSVGYQLIKFFADEDFHSFTGISAFASQAGIGGLSKDIQAAKKHLKTITIVTGVDQKGTSKEALEELLGLGIRAYIFYQPSVTIFHPKIYLFEGKRRTELIVGSSNLTSQGLFTNVETSLLISIDNSKKVEREIVKQLKEYFKGLFNFKDPNVKKLSKKVIADLIKAGIVPTEEERRAAQDKSGDAKTPEVQRVISKIFPNRATAKIPTAFRGTKKRQPAVTKAKISASDKITLKGELVWESGKLTKRDLNIPEGLKTNPTGSMGFKKGKTRGIDKRHYFRDRVFSRLKWKKDTSPTSSHYERAKAFFNIIINGKDMGKFELMISHDTRTNTRTYTQNNFVTHLSWGVAKQVIAKNSLIGKHALLFTTKKKNEFTLKIE
- the ligA gene encoding NAD-dependent DNA ligase LigA; this translates as MTPPEAQKEIQRLSRELKQHNYNYYALAQPTISDQEFDKMLEELAALEKEFPQFARPDSPTRKVGGEITKTFRTVRHRYPMLSLGNTYSEQDLLDFDKRIKKLIGENFQYVCELKFDGVAIGLTYREGKLVQAVTRGDGAKGDDVTTNIKTIKNIPNYIYGSDIPPEFEVRGEIFMHRKAFARLNAERVEQGEMTFANPRNFAAGTIKMQDSGEVARRPLDCFLYSLLGENLPYKTHFESLEKLTEWGFHVSEHIRRCNTIREVLDFIHAYEKERFEFSFDIDGIVIKVNSYAQQEELGFTAKSPRWAIAYKYKAEEVETLLESISYQVGRTGAVTPVANLQPVQLGGTTVKRASLHNANEMERLDLRPGDMVLVEKGGEIIPKVIRVNFEKRPQGLATASFPAVCPECETELVRNEGEAVHYCPNDTGCPPQIVGRMQHFIGRRAMDIQGIGSETIELLYQKGLLKNIADLYELKTKEEILLSFDRFGERSVNNLLEGIEKSKEMPFERVLFGLGIRYVGETVARKLAAHFKDIDRLAAAGFDELISVNEIGDRIAESILDFFNDPEHLSLLERLRAQGLQFKTEEKEIQLQSNRLEGKTFLISGVFEGYSREELKSMIELNGGKIASGVSAKLHYLVAGENMGPSKREKAEKLNVPIISEKELLSMLA
- a CDS encoding class I SAM-dependent methyltransferase, with protein sequence MKLITEASAEKLRGGFYTPEPIAEFILRWGVNGSNDYDILEPSCGDGVFLEQLQKHQLKYKSITAIEFDEAEAIKANKTDLHSKQVINADFHAYCNNTLQRFDLIVGNPPYIRYQFFDKMQQVEAGDIFIKAGLTYSKLTNAWVSFVIGSSLLLKDKGGKIGFVLPAEILQVSYAQQLRNFIAHFYNKINIISFEKLVFPDIQQEVVLLLCEKNGSKEHNIEHIELHNASELKALDVARLKSPKKKIDFRGNKWTFYFLEQEEIDFLESIAERRDIPLLGKYANVEVGITTGANSFFTVPLTTIEEYDLHDYAKPMVGRSVQVNSVVFTESDWKRNKFSKAKAHLLVFPDSKSLNKKNGAVKYIAQGENMGIHKGYKTSIRDDWFVVPSLKISDALFIRRNNLYPRLIINQAQAYTTDTMHRVFVKAETNIEAFTASYYNSLSLAFTEVCGRSHGGGVLELMPNEAKKILLPYHKDCARLLPQIDQLMRSKGDIDDVLKITNEIILKQHYGLTKKEINLAHNIWKKLSARRLNRGKQ
- the dapA gene encoding 4-hydroxy-tetrahydrodipicolinate synthase — its product is MTEQLKGTGVALVTPFDQDGNIDFDSLRKLINHIIDNQAEFLVPLGTTGESATLSKEEKKRVFDFVAEVTAGRAPLVAGIGGNNTAELLDCLRAFDHTAYTAILSVSPYYNKPSQEGLFQHFKMLASESPLPLIIYNIPGRTGSNITAETTLRLAEVPNISGVKEASANFEQFMEIIRHMPPDFCFLSGDDGLALPIIALGGHGVISVAGNAFPKDVSDMVRHCLRGDFAEARKLHYKLAALIPLLFEEGNPAGIKAFLRELSICGDTLRLPLVRPGNVLREKISKAVENY
- the tyrS gene encoding tyrosine--tRNA ligase gives rise to the protein MARNKNFVEELRWRGMLHDIMPGTEDKLQQGVVSGYIGFDPTADSLHVGHLTQVMTLIHFQRAGHKPIALVGGATGMVGDPSFKAAERKLLTEEALRHNIEGIRRQLEKFLEFGKGANAAEMVNNYDWLKNYSFLEFIRDIGKHITVNYMMAKDSVKKRLEGDSGLSFTEFSYQLLQGYDFFHLWKHRNCLVQMGGSDQWGNIVTGTELIRRMEGGEAFAITTRLITKADGTKFGKTEGGNVWLDPSLTSPYKFYQFWLNASDEDVKKYVRIFTLAGQDEIVSLEAEHDKAPHLRLLQKFLAKDITSRVHSPEDYETSVKASEILFGNATSQALNELPESLLLSVLEGVPRFEVSRTELDPGIGIVELLTEKAAVFPSKSEARKMIQGGGVSINKNKITSADQQISPGSLINGRYFLAQRGKKNYYLIVVK
- a CDS encoding histone H1, which encodes MKKFNEFKQIVADLEGDADKFYNKGNNAAGTRVRKGMQDLKNLAQTIRMEVQESKNKAAAKAPAKKPAKKK
- a CDS encoding helix-turn-helix domain-containing protein, with protein sequence MKLEQSFGETVKRLREKKNLPLRAVAEALNIDTSTLGKIEKNNRKPTKQLIDKFARYFKASEKELLIAFLSDKVVYQVMDEEDLSIEVLKAAEQKIKYLNRSNL